A genome region from Vulpes lagopus strain Blue_001 chromosome 7, ASM1834538v1, whole genome shotgun sequence includes the following:
- the KIF12 gene encoding kinesin-like protein KIF12 isoform X1: MQRTFAWLLDRVQHLGAPVTLRASYLEIYNEQVRDLLSLGSARPLPVRWNKTRGFYVEQLRVVEFGSLGALMELLQMGLSRRRSSAHTLNQASSRSHALLTLYISRQTMPPADPGEPPVGGKLCFVDLAGSEKVAATGSRGELMLEANSINRSLLALGHCISLLLDPQRKQSHIPFRDSKLTKLLADSLGGRGLTLMVACVSPSAQCLPETLSTLRYASRAQRVTTRPQAPKSPVAKQPPRLEIEILQLQEENRCLRAQLGQIDPKASRLSGARVAWAQRNLYGMLQEFMLENERLRKEKSQLQSSQARARDEQHLLAQQVHELERRLLCACYGPQPRPGPAPPCPCVMVPAAPCPALPPLCCCPCCHLCPLCRAPLAHWACPRRDLHLPQVMGPKAPGDMPLCAQAPPWAPPGNPDSAKCPRERSHSDWTQTRVLAEMLMEEEVVPSAPPLPMGTPNTSPVLRGGAAVPNLARRLEALRDQIGSSLRRGRGQPPPSEAARSPSRVLPPC; encoded by the exons ATGCAGAGGACCTTCGCCTGGCTGTTGGACCGCGTGCAGCACCTGGGTGCACCTGTCACCCTCCGGGCCTCCTATTTGGAGATCTACAACGAGCAG GTTCGAGACCTCCTGAGCCTGGGATCTGCCCGGCCCCTGCCTGTCCGCTGGAACAAGACCCGGGGCTTCTATGTGGAGCAGCTGCGGGTGGTGGAGTTTGGGAGTCTGGGGGCCCTGATGGAACTTCTGCAAATGG GTCTCAGCCGCCGTCGGAGCTCAGCTCACACCCTGAACCAGGCCTCCAGCCGAAGCCATGCCCTGCTCACGCTCTACATCAGCCGCCAAACT ATGCCTCCAGCGGACCCCGGGGAGCCCCCCGTTGGGGGGAAGCTCTGCTTTGTAGACCTGGCTGGCAGCGAGAAGGTGGCGGCCACAGGATCCCGCGGGGAGCTGATGCTCGAGGCGAACAGCATCAACCGCAGCCTGCTGGCCCTGG GTCACTGCATCTCCCTGCTGCTGGACCCACAGCGGAAGCAGAGCCACATCCCCTTCCGGGACAGCAAGCTCACCAAGCTGCTCGCAGACTCTCTGGGGGGACGCGGGCTCACCCTCATG GTGGCCTGCGTGTCCCCTTCAGCCCAGTGCCTTCCCGAGACTCTCAGCACCCTGCGATATGCGAGCCGAGCTCAGCGGGTCACCACTCGGCCACAGGCCCCCAAG TCACCTGTGGCAAAGCAACCCCCGCGTTTGGAGATTGAGATACTGCAGCTCCAGGAGGAGAACCGTTGCCTGCGGGCCCAACTGGGGCAAATAGACCCCAAGG cctcaAGGCTCAGTGGGGCTCGGGTGGCCTGGGCCCAGCGGAATCTCTATGGGATGCTACAGGAGTTCATGCTGGAGAACGAGAGGCTCAG GAAGGAAAAGAGCCAGCTGCAGAGTAGCCAGGCCCGGGCCCGGGATGAACAGCACCTCCTGGCCCAGCAGGTCCACGAGCTGGAGCG GCGCCTCCTCTGTGCCTGCTACGGTCCCCAGCCACGCCCTGGCCCGGCCCCACCGTGTCCCTGTGTGATGGTGCCAGCTGCCCCGTGCCCC GCCCTGCCacccctctgctgctgcccctgctgccacCTCTGTCCCCTGTGCCGAGCACCCCTGGCCCACTGGGCCTGCCCACGTAGGGATCTCCACCTGCCCCAG GTGATGGGCCCTAAGGCCCCGGGTGACATGCCCCTGTgtgcccaggccccaccctgggcccccCCAGGCAACCCTGACTCTGCCAAGTGTCCCAGAGAGAG GAGTCATAGCGATTGGACTCAGACCCGAGTCCTGGCGGAGATGCtgatggaggaggaggtggtaCCCTCTGCACCCCCCCTGCCCATGGGGACCCCGAACACATCACCAGTGCTGAGag GTGGGGCTGCAGTTCCAAACCTGGCCCGGAGACTGGAGGCCCTCAGAGACCAGATTGGCAGCTCCCTGCGGCGCGGCCGGGGCCAGCCACCCCCCAGCGAGGCTGCACGGAGCCCCAGCCGTGTCCTCCCGCCCTGTTGA
- the KIF12 gene encoding kinesin-like protein KIF12 isoform X2: MQRTFAWLLDRVQHLGAPVTLRASYLEIYNEQVRDLLSLGSARPLPVRWNKTRGFYVEQLRVVEFGSLGALMELLQMGLSRRRSSAHTLNQASSRSHALLTLYISRQTSPSSPDPPAPQMPPADPGEPPVGGKLCFVDLAGSEKVAATGSRGELMLEANSINRSLLALGHCISLLLDPQRKQSHIPFRDSKLTKLLADSLGGRGLTLMVACVSPSAQCLPETLSTLRYASRAQRVTTRPQAPKSPVAKQPPRLEIEILQLQEENRCLRAQLGQIDPKASRLSGARVAWAQRNLYGMLQEFMLENERLRKEKSQLQSSQARARDEQHLLAQQVHELERRLLCACYGPQPRPGPAPPCPCVMVPAAPCPALPPLCCCPCCHLCPLCRAPLAHWACPRRDLHLPQVMGPKAPGDMPLCAQAPPWAPPGNPDSAKCPRERSHSDWTQTRVLAEMLMEEEVVPSAPPLPMGTPNTSPVLRGGAAVPNLARRLEALRDQIGSSLRRGRGQPPPSEAARSPSRVLPPC, encoded by the exons ATGCAGAGGACCTTCGCCTGGCTGTTGGACCGCGTGCAGCACCTGGGTGCACCTGTCACCCTCCGGGCCTCCTATTTGGAGATCTACAACGAGCAG GTTCGAGACCTCCTGAGCCTGGGATCTGCCCGGCCCCTGCCTGTCCGCTGGAACAAGACCCGGGGCTTCTATGTGGAGCAGCTGCGGGTGGTGGAGTTTGGGAGTCTGGGGGCCCTGATGGAACTTCTGCAAATGG GTCTCAGCCGCCGTCGGAGCTCAGCTCACACCCTGAACCAGGCCTCCAGCCGAAGCCATGCCCTGCTCACGCTCTACATCAGCCGCCAAACT TCCCCATCGAGCCCCGATCCCCCTGCCCCACAGATGCCTCCAGCGGACCCCGGGGAGCCCCCCGTTGGGGGGAAGCTCTGCTTTGTAGACCTGGCTGGCAGCGAGAAGGTGGCGGCCACAGGATCCCGCGGGGAGCTGATGCTCGAGGCGAACAGCATCAACCGCAGCCTGCTGGCCCTGG GTCACTGCATCTCCCTGCTGCTGGACCCACAGCGGAAGCAGAGCCACATCCCCTTCCGGGACAGCAAGCTCACCAAGCTGCTCGCAGACTCTCTGGGGGGACGCGGGCTCACCCTCATG GTGGCCTGCGTGTCCCCTTCAGCCCAGTGCCTTCCCGAGACTCTCAGCACCCTGCGATATGCGAGCCGAGCTCAGCGGGTCACCACTCGGCCACAGGCCCCCAAG TCACCTGTGGCAAAGCAACCCCCGCGTTTGGAGATTGAGATACTGCAGCTCCAGGAGGAGAACCGTTGCCTGCGGGCCCAACTGGGGCAAATAGACCCCAAGG cctcaAGGCTCAGTGGGGCTCGGGTGGCCTGGGCCCAGCGGAATCTCTATGGGATGCTACAGGAGTTCATGCTGGAGAACGAGAGGCTCAG GAAGGAAAAGAGCCAGCTGCAGAGTAGCCAGGCCCGGGCCCGGGATGAACAGCACCTCCTGGCCCAGCAGGTCCACGAGCTGGAGCG GCGCCTCCTCTGTGCCTGCTACGGTCCCCAGCCACGCCCTGGCCCGGCCCCACCGTGTCCCTGTGTGATGGTGCCAGCTGCCCCGTGCCCC GCCCTGCCacccctctgctgctgcccctgctgccacCTCTGTCCCCTGTGCCGAGCACCCCTGGCCCACTGGGCCTGCCCACGTAGGGATCTCCACCTGCCCCAG GTGATGGGCCCTAAGGCCCCGGGTGACATGCCCCTGTgtgcccaggccccaccctgggcccccCCAGGCAACCCTGACTCTGCCAAGTGTCCCAGAGAGAG GAGTCATAGCGATTGGACTCAGACCCGAGTCCTGGCGGAGATGCtgatggaggaggaggtggtaCCCTCTGCACCCCCCCTGCCCATGGGGACCCCGAACACATCACCAGTGCTGAGag GTGGGGCTGCAGTTCCAAACCTGGCCCGGAGACTGGAGGCCCTCAGAGACCAGATTGGCAGCTCCCTGCGGCGCGGCCGGGGCCAGCCACCCCCCAGCGAGGCTGCACGGAGCCCCAGCCGTGTCCTCCCGCCCTGTTGA